One window from the genome of Hyperolius riggenbachi isolate aHypRig1 chromosome 6, aHypRig1.pri, whole genome shotgun sequence encodes:
- the LIN7B gene encoding protein lin-7 homolog B, translating into MAALTEPLGLERDVSRAIELLERLQRSGEVPPQKLQALQRVLQSKFCSAIREVYEQLYDTLDITGNAEIRAHATARATVAAFAASEGHAHPRVVELPKTDEGLGFNIMGGKEQNSPIYISRIIPGGVADRHGGLKRGDQLLSVNGVSVEGEQHEKAVELLKAAQGTVKLVVRYTPKVLEEMEARFEKMRTARRRQQQNSYTSLESRG; encoded by the exons ATGTGTCCCGTGCAATCGAGCTGCTGGAAAGGCTGCAACGGAGTGGGGAGGTGCCACCCCAAAAGCTGCAAGCCCTGCAGAGAGTCCTGCAGAGCAAATTCTGCTCCGCCATAAGAGAG GTATATGAACAGTTGTATGACACACTGGATATCACAGGCAATGCAGAAATACGGGCACACGCCACTGCCAGG GCGACTGTTGCAGCCTTTGCAGCCAGTGAGGGCCACGCCCATCCACGTGTGGTTGAGCTTCCAAAGACTGATGAGGGCCTGGGGTTCAACATTATGGGTGGTAAAGAGCAGAACTCCCCAATTTACATCTCGCGCATCATTCCTGGTGGAGTTGCTGACCGTCATGGAGGACTGAAGCGCGGAGATCagcttctgtcagtaaatggtgtG AGTGTGGAAGGGGAGCAGCATGAGAAGGCGGTGGAGCTTCTGAAGGCAGCGCAGGGGACAGTGAAGTTGGTTGTGCGCTACACCCCAAAAGTGCTGGAGGAGATGGAGGCCAGGTTTGAGAAAATGAGAACAGCCCGGCGCAGACAGCAGCAAAACAGCTACAC